The genomic DNA TTTCCTCAGCTCCCAGACGTTGTTGAAtattgaagatatcaagatGCAGCTTATCGTGTCTATCGCCGACGCGGGACTTTTATTACTAGACCCGACCCAGAAAACAGCACTGAACAGGTACATCACATATCACGCGCCGATCATACCTTTCCTACACTACCCCTATTACTTGATCGCAGAGCTAACTTTCATGCAGAGCTCGATACGGCGGTCGCCAGCGTCAATTCTTCACCATCCCCGAAGAATACGATATAAACAGCAGCAACGACGTCATAGTCAATGCAGTCATTGCTTGGAGCTTTTATCCGAAGCTCTTAACACGCGAGGGCAAAGGCTGGCGGAACGTTGCCAACAACCAAGCTGTTACACTTCACCCGACCTCAGTCAATAAACAAACCGATGCATCCATAAAGTGGCTGTCGTATTATCACATCATGCAGGGCCGCAATCGGAACTACAACGCTTTCGAGACGAACGCCGTGGACGACTTTGCCATTGCACTGTTATGCGGCGAGGCGGAGTTCAAGGTAAGTCGAGCTTCCAAACATTCCGGAAAGGATTATATGGAGCTGGCATCTAATCAAATTATAGATGTATGCCGGCGTAGTGTCAATTGACGCCAATCGGATCCGCTTCGCAGTTCGAGACTGGAAGTCCATGCTGGCGTTGAAAATCCTCAGCGCTCGCATACGGGACATCTTATCCGGCACATTTCGGGATCCACAGAAAAAGCTGTCTTACAAGCAGCAACAGTGGGTGCATATCTGGCAGCAGATATTCACGCAGGTGGGGAAATGAAACGCGTCGGCGCTatgaaggaatgaaagaaatgtCCTGGGATGAACCAAGGGGATCTATGTCTGTTCTTTGTAGATAATGAACATACCATGCATTGCATTAGAGCCAGGATATGGATACACGGCAATGAGGCTTAGGGATATACAAAAGTATACAAGGATTGTTTGCATAAACTTTCAGCAAGAACCATCTATCGAACTCCTATGGTCCAATTGTATCGCGCTGACCAGTGCAGAGGTTAGTCACGAATAGAGCAGAATATGTTAACAAGTATCATACATAGTCCTCATTAAGATCAAGGTGCGAATATTTCTCAAAGATGAGAGACAAAGCGAAAAAACACCATACTCGACTGAAGCCAAATCTGCAAACACCGCACGCAGTTTCCATCTTAGGAATTTCATTCACTCAActccagatcatccaaaTTCACCCTTACTTCTAACATGAACTCAAGGGCCGCTATTGTTAACATTATCATTTACCCTCCTTGTCCCACAAGCTATACAAAAGCCCAACAGCCAACCCAAGCCAACCCATATTCCACCATCGGTATCTCCACCAAAAAAATGACCACCAAACCAATCAAAGATAATAACCAAgaggaaagccaaaagcagaaagaagaggaagaaaaagaagaaaacaatgacCAGCGAAACAGCTCCATCCCCAAATTACGACAAAGAACTCCGAATTGCATCCCTAGCAGTCCACCGCGCCAGCATCTTCACCAAAATCGTCCAAAGAGACCTCGAGATAGTCACCATCCGCAAACCCGACGGTTCCCCCGTGACTATCGTCGATTTCGCCGCCCAGGCGATTCTCGTCAGCGTTCTCCGTCATCACTTCCCGAATGATGTCTTTGTGGGCGAGGAGTCTGCGTCTATGCTTCGCGATGACCCCGTGCTTGCGCAGCGGGTGCGGAAGCTTGTATCTACTATGACatgggttgatgatgatgccgatggtCAGGCTTTGGCCGTGATGCCACAGTCCATCGAGGAGGTGCTGGGTGCAATTGATATCGGGGGCGATGGGGATGGAGCTGGTAGTCAGCGGACTTGGTTTCTCCATCCGATTGATGGGACGGCGACGTTTATACGGGGCCAGCAGTATGCGGTTTCGGTGGCGTTGGTGGAAGATGGGGAGCAGAAGGTTGGGGTTGTCGGGTGTCCGAATCTGGCGTTTAAGAGCACGTCTGTGCATGAGGTCGTCGATGGAGATGGGTATGGGATGATGTTGTTCGCTGTCAGGGGTCAGGGTGCGTACAAGCGACAGATGACCCTGTCCAGTCTGGGGCCTTCGCAGAAGACTTCTCTGAGTCCGTGGCAAAGAATGGGAGAGAGAATCACATTTACTGAAAGCTCGATCAGTGGTGTTATCCATCGGGAGAAGCACAAGTTCATTAGGGACATATTATTCGCCAATCCGGTGGTAGACCTTTACTCGATGCAAGTCAAGTATGCGGCCCTAGCAATTGGTGCATGCAACGCGATGATCCGCATTCCCAAGGACAAGGACCACCAGTTCCCTGCATGGGACCATGCCGGGGTAGTGCTCATCTTTGAGGAATCAGGTGGCAAGGTTACCGACCTATATGGCCAACCTTTCAATTATGCTCTTGGGAGAAGGTTAGCTGACAATCAAGGTTTGGTGGCAGCTAAACCGATGCTTCATACCGACCTCTTGCGCTATTCATGCTATGTTCATGAGAGAAATCAACATGACCATGGGCGATCGAGCGGATGGACAGTGCATTCCCACAGCATGATCGTATCAGTGTATGACGCCCTTGCAGCCACAGAAGTAATTTACTAGAAAGAGTGAATCTTGAAACCctatagtattttttttttaaaataaacCCATACATAGAACACTAACAAAACCCAGGGCCTACTGGCCCTTCATGCATGAATAGAGAACGAGCCACAACAGTATAAAAACTCGTAAAAGGAAATTCGTCTCATCATGGTCGTTAAATATAGCCTGTCGAAAAATCGCAATAGCACAAGATGACCAGAAGCACCATAACGCTGACCAACCCTCATCCATAGAGAAAGCGAAAAAAGCAGGCCGGCGGAATTCCAACACTGCAACGACAACCCAAAGCGCACGCCCTTTTGTGGCCGAAAAGGGGAAAACTCAGACATTATAACGATCGTAGCCAGACATCCATACCGTTTTCACAGTGTTATGTCCCATCTCTAACAATTACCCAACATAAGCACGCTGAAAGAAAACGGCTCGACAACAAAACGTAGCATGTTCCCTGAAATGCAGATGTGTTGTAACAAACTGCTGGTGAGAAACCAATCATCTCGTTTGAAAGTGCCGAGTCGTACGAATGTGTAGTCTATTCAAGATgtaaggaaaataaaaacccTGCGATGCATTCGAACAACACGAGGGATTCGGAGGTGACCCTTCACGGCCAGAAAGAAGTACCACGgtcttcgtcttttttttttatcactTTTggttttgctttcctttgaTCCTCCGAAGCCCGTGGAATCATGGGGGACACCACTTGAAGGCCTTACCGGCGGCGAGCCATAACACCACCGGCCTTCATCGGCTGTAATCCAAGTGGTACTCCTCCAACCGGACCACCAACCGTCGCTTCAGTCAGAGTCTTCCGGCGCTTGCTCTCATATTCCGCACCCCGACTGTCTGGTCGAACGATTTGgtccacatcatcatcctcccgCATACGCTTTCCTGACCCCAAAGGTCCGTTCATCCCCGTCGAGTAACCCGGTGCTGGATTCGACGCCACAGAGTAATTATCAGTCGTTCCGTTCGCCGACGCACCGCGAGTTTCGCTGACGCTATTGTAGAGGCTGCTGACAGCAGCGGATCGGGGAGGCGTATTGTATCCCGAGGCCCATTGGGGAGGCGCCCCGCTAGTACGGGGAGTCATGCGTCCGGACCCGTTCTGTTGCGAGGGGGAGCCAGACATATCAGACGCGAGTTGAGAATGATCACCCGCCAAGCTTCCAACAGAAGGGTTGGTAGTGTATGTGTAAGATCCGCGGTTGGTGTTATAGCCTGCACTATCATGTTGCACGTACTCAGGCTCATGCTCGGGTACAGGCTCACCCGCTCCATTGCTAACGTGCCCATTAGTTTGGGCGTAACGGTCAGCCTTCACATCAGCTTGCTCTACATCTGATGGTCCCCCTGAAGTCCTTGCCGTCGGAGGCGCCATGTCGTTCTTGATATACGTATTGGCGGGCATAGTCTGGCCGTAAGGAGCCATAGGCTGGGTCAAGGGTTGCTGGGGAGCATATTGAGGGTGGGACGGAGGAGCGGCTGAGTAGTACGATTTCGAGTTATCGTATCCGGACTGACTCTGATATGCTTGCATCCCTTGCATATTACTGCCTGGGGGCGTCGTGGCCGGAGTGGTAGGCATCGATCGTGCGTTACTCAATGTCGTGTCAATCGATAGAGGTTGTGTGTTAGGAACACCCGAGTTCATTCCTTGGTTACCCCACTCATAGGAGCTCCCCTGGTTGGTGATGCCCATGAGACTGGACGCGCTAGCAGGGGGGGTCGGGAAAGTGTGGGCGCGATCAAGACCAGGCCTGGCAGCAGACTGAGACGTCATTGCGTGGGGCTGAGACATGTGCGATGGAACCGGAGTTTGTAGCGAGTGGTGATGGTGCAAAGCAGGGGGCTGTGGCCCCTGCGAAGCCCGCGTGGCTTGAGGACCTTCTAACCGCCGTTGCTGCGATTCCTGCACAACCATGTTTGTCCGGGTCTGGTTAGTGGGATGGTACAGAAGACCTCCGATATTGTGCACAAACAAAGGGTACAAAAGGTCggtgatcttctctttgttgGCAAACTCCAAGGCACGCTCAAATGGGATCCTGAAAACCTGGTTAGAATCATATAAAGAAAACAGACGCAGACAACCATACCAAACTCCTTTGAGATGCATTGGACCAATCTTGACTACATGACGAACCTTTTCGCTCTTGAGAATCCCGTCGCGGCGACCTCTAGTCATGCCAGCAACGTTGAGCAGTTTGGTTCCGTTTATCATATGATTATCTACATAAGTCAGCACAAGTTTTTCAGGTACACAAAAACATCGACTGGAGTACTCACCTTCTCGGCGGGCAACACAGACCCCTCTAGCTTCAACCTGGTAGCAAAGGCTGCCTTCGTCCTCCCACAAGGTGGCTGTGACCCGTGGTTTGGCACCGGGCGGAGCTACTTGACCTGTAGCATCGTACACGTAGCCTTGCATAGGCGTTCCGGTATTGTTTCCGTATCCCGCAGGTGCAACAGTGTGGCTGGTAACTAATGAGAAGGTTTTATTAGTATTTTACTGCAAAAGCAATATCTTGTTAGAGATATACCTGGCAGTGGTAACAGCTGAGCTGGGACCTGGCTGCTCACTGATGTTGTGGGAGGTTGCGGGCCAGGTTGGGACGATGTGACACCGCCAGGATACGCGTATTGATAGGAACTGGCGGGGCCATAAGTAGTGGACGCCGGCTGCAATACAGGCGGTTGCTGATGATACTGGGGGTAATGAGCGATTCCACCAGCAGTGGCCGCCTGTGAAGCATAGGGCTGTGCCGATGACAAATGCGATGAGTGGACATCCATGTATGGTTGTGTATGATTCATGCTGCCAATTGCCGTCGGATTGGTATAGTAGCTATCCCCCACGGTGTTTTGTGGGATGGAAAACTCCTGTGGAGCGGAAGAATCCAGAGAGAGCCGGCCCTGACCACCAGCCGCTAAGTCCGCAGACTGCGGGGGGCTCCTGGTCTCGTTGATGACGGGTGCGGTTCCGGATAGGCTTGTCCGCGCACTCGCGTTATGGGATGCCGAGGCCTCTTCGTAGCTGGTCCGGTAGGACTGGCCCGAGATTGGCGGCTGCGAGGCCGTCGGTAAACTGAGAGCCGGTAGTTTGTCACCAGACAATAATGGTCTCTCAGCAGCGTGGTGATTATACCAGGGAATATCAACAGGACCTCTGGTGTGGACCTGGGAAATCGACGGCAGCTCCAGCTTTTCGGTTTGTAGGGGTAACGGTTCTAATAAATGAAGTGATTCGGAGGTTCTAGCCGTTGGATTCGATTATATCCAACGTGCCACAATGGTagtgttctttttccttttttttttttctttgtcgtCGTGGTACCGGTCAGATCACGAAAGAGCGAGTCGTCGACATGCAAGTGATGCCGC from Aspergillus oryzae RIB40 DNA, chromosome 7 includes the following:
- a CDS encoding inositol monophosphatase family protein (salt-sensitive 3'-phosphoadenosine-5'-phosphatase HAL2/SAL1), with product MTSETAPSPNYDKELRIASLAVHRASIFTKIVQRDLEIVTIRKPDGSPVTIVDFAAQAILVSVLRHHFPNDVFVGEESASMLRDDPVLAQRVRKLVSTMTWVDDDADGQALAVMPQSIEEVLGAIDIGGDGDGAGSQRTWFLHPIDGTATFIRGQQYAVSVALVEDGEQKVGVVGCPNLAFKSTSVHEVVDGDGYGMMLFAVRGQGAYKRQMTLSSLGPSQKTSLSPWQRMGERITFTESSISGVIHREKHKFIRDILFANPVVDLYSMQVKYAALAIGACNAMIRIPKDKDHQFPAWDHAGVVLIFEESGGKVTDLYGQPFNYALGRRLADNQGLVAAKPMLHTDLLRYSCYVHERNQHDHGRSSGWTVHSHSMIVSVYDALAATEVIY
- a CDS encoding KilA-N domain-containing protein (predicted protein): MNHTQPYMDVHSSHLSSAQPYASQAATAGGIAHYPQYHQQPPVLQPASTTYGPASSYQYAYPGGVTSSQPGPQPPTTSVSSQVPAQLLPLPVTSHTVAPAGYGNNTGTPMQGYVYDATGQVAPPGAKPRVTATLWEDEGSLCYQVEARGVCVARREDNHMINGTKLLNVAGMTRGRRDGILKSEKVRHVVKIGPMHLKGVWIPFERALEFANKEKITDLLYPLFVHNIGGLLYHPTNQTRTNMVVQESQQRRLEGPQATRASQGPQPPALHHHHSLQTPVPSHMSQPHAMTSQSAARPGLDRAHTFPTPPASASSLMGITNQGSSYEWGNQGMNSGVPNTQPLSIDTTLSNARSMPTTPATTPPGSNMQGMQAYQSQSGYDNSKSYYSAAPPSHPQYAPQQPLTQPMAPYGQTMPANTYIKNDMAPPTARTSGGPSDVEQADVKADRYAQTNGHVSNGAGEPVPEHEPEYVQHDSAGYNTNRGSYTYTTNPSVGSLAGDHSQLASDMSGSPSQQNGSGRMTPRTSGAPPQWASGYNTPPRSAAVSSLYNSVSETRGASANGTTDNYSVASNPAPGYSTGMNGPLGSGKRMREDDDVDQIVRPDSRGAEYESKRRKTLTEATVGGPVGGVPLGLQPMKAGGVMARRR